The sequence CGGGAGGCCGCGAGGACGCTCGGACTGTCGCGCGCCCAGGCGCTGTGGACCGTCGTGCTGCCGCAGGCGGCCCGCTTCGCGCTCGCTCCGTTCGGCAACCAGTCGATCGTTCTGCTCAAGCAGACATCGATCGTCTCCATCGTCGGATGCGACGAACTCATGCGCAAGGCCGCAGAGGCCTCCGGCGCGACGCGCGAGCCGTTCACGATGTACCTTGCCGCCGCCTGCATCTATCTTGCGCTGACCGGCTTCGCCACGCTGTGCCTCGAGTGGGCGGAGCGCCGCGCCGCGCGCCCGCTGGCGACCTGACCCCATGTTCGACATCACCCTTCTGTGGTCCGTGCTGCCCGCGCTGGTCGAGGGCGCCTGGCTCACGCTCGAACTCACCGCCTGGGTCATCCTCCTGGGCACGACCTTGTCGATCCCCGTCGCCCTCGGCAGGAACGCGCGGGCCGCCGGACTGCGCGCGGCGGCCCATGCCTACGTGCTCTTCTTTCGCGGAACCCCGGCGCTGGTCCAGCTGTTCCTGCTCTACTACGGGGCGGGCCAGTTCGACGTGATCCGGCATTCCGTGCTGTGGCCCGTGCTGCGCGATCCCTACTGGTGCGTGGTGATCGCCCTGGGACTGAACTCGGCCGCCTACACCGGCAAGACACTGGGCGCCGCACTGGCCGCGATCCCGCGGGGGACGCGCGAGGCCGCCCGCGTCCTCGGGCTCGGCCGCGTCCAGGCCTTTGGCCTGATCGACCTGCCGCTCGCGGTGCGCACGGCGCTGCCGGCCTTCGGCAACGAGATCATCCTGACCTGCAAGGCGACCTCGCTCGCCAGCACCGTCACCCTGCTCGAGCTCACGGGCAGCGCCCGCCTGCTCACCGCCGAGACCTACGCGCCTTACGAGATCTTTCTCGGCGCGGGCCTCGTCTATCTCGCCATCAACTACGTCCTGCTGCGCGGCGTCCGCGCGCTCGAGGTCTCGTTGAATCGTCCACACTGAACCAAGCAACCGCATGAGATTCCTCACCCTGGGCCCGGCAGGCAGCAACCACGAATTCGTGACCCGCCGCTATCTCGACTTTCACGGCCTTCGCGACACCGCGATCCTGGACCTGGTCTCCGATTTCGAGCGCGGCGCCGATGCCGTGCTTCGGGGCGAGGCCGATTTCATGATCCAGTGCGCGGTGCATCCCGCCGCTGTGTCGACGGTCGCGAAGTGCTTCGTCGGCCTCCACCTGATCGACACCTTCATCTCGCCGAGCCAGGATCTGGCGATCCTCCAGCGCCACGACGCCGCGCAACCCACGTCCCTCGCGGTCATGCGCCCGACCCTGCCGTACATCGACCGGCGCCAGTGGCCGCAGATCGAATTCGTGGAGACCGTCGCCGAGGTCACCCAGGGCGTGAGCGACGGGAAGTATGCGGTCGGCCTCGGCTATGTCTCTGCCGCGGAAAAACACCCCGAACTCCTCTATGTGAGGCAGTTCATCGGCACGGTCGACGATGCCTGGATGGTCTATGGGCGCACCCGCGTGAGCACCGGGGAACTGAGCGCCTGGCGCGACAGCCCCGCCGCCCTTCTCTATCGGCGGGGAGCCTGAGCATGGGCACGGCCATCTCCTCTCTCGACCCGATGGTCTCGGTCGCCGGGCTGTCCAAGCATTTCCACGCACACGAGGTGCTCAGCGACGTCCATCTGAGCGTCGCAGCCGGTGAGCGCGTGGTCGTGTGCGGCCCGTCGGGTTCGGGAAAATCGACGCTCGCGCGGTGCATCAGCGGACTCGAGAGCTACGCAAGCGGCACCGTGACCGTCAACGGTGTCGTGGTCTCCCCACGCATGCGCCATGCCGATCTGGTACGAGCCAACATCGGCATGGTGTTCCAGCAGTTCAACCTGTTTCCGCACCTCACTGTGCTTGAGAACTGCACCTTGGCACAGCGATGGGTCCGGCACCGCTCCCGGCAGGAGGCGCGACAAACCGCACTCGCGTACCTCGACAAGGTCCGGCTCGCCGAGAAGGCGTCAGCCTATCCGGCTCAGCTCTCAGGCGGACAGCAGCAGCGCGTCGCCATCGCGCGGGCACTCTGCCTGAATCCTTCTGTCATGCTGTTCGATGAGGCCACGTCCGCACTCGATCCGGAGATGGTCAAGGAAGTGCTCGAAACCATGATCCTTCTGGCGCGGGACGGCATGACGATGATCTGCATCACCCACGAAATGGGCTTCGCGCGGGCGGTCGCCGACAAGGTCGCGTTCATGGACGGCGGGCGCATCGTGCAGGCCGCGCCGCCCGGCGAGTTCTTCGGCAACTGCGCGGACCCGCGGATCCAGCGATTCCTCAGCAAGGTCTTCTGACCCGAAGTCCTTGCTCGAAGTTCGTGCGTTCACTCGGCGCACACGCGTGCCAGGCCGCGGTCCAGCCCGATCGCGAACAGCGGCGACAGCCCATGCGCGTCGACGTACCGCGCGGTCGCATGCGTCAGCCGCTGGCGACAATCCGGCCGCTCGCGCAGCGACCGGGTCGCGACGAGTTCGTCGATGAACCGGGGGCGGAGCCGATCGAGCGCCGGACGGAGCTCATTCCTCAGGTCGGCACGAGGTTCGTCCGGTGCCCCTCCCTCCCGCCGCCAGCGAGCCATGAGCGCGAATTGAACGAGCTTGCTCGCTTCGATCTGGTCGGTGAAGAACGCAGTCGCCAGTTCCCCTGGCAAACCGCGCGCGCCCGCCTCTTGCGAAGCCGCCGCAATGACTTCCTGCTCGCGCGGATCGCCCGGCGGATCCGCGACCGGCTGGCGGCTGTCCCATTTGGTCAGCGCCACCTGCCGGGACAGATCGAGCCGCGCCGCGCTCAGCGCC is a genomic window of Variovorax sp. V213 containing:
- a CDS encoding ABC transporter permease — encoded protein: MFDITLLWSVLPALVEGAWLTLELTAWVILLGTTLSIPVALGRNARAAGLRAAAHAYVLFFRGTPALVQLFLLYYGAGQFDVIRHSVLWPVLRDPYWCVVIALGLNSAAYTGKTLGAALAAIPRGTREAARVLGLGRVQAFGLIDLPLAVRTALPAFGNEIILTCKATSLASTVTLLELTGSARLLTAETYAPYEIFLGAGLVYLAINYVLLRGVRALEVSLNRPH
- a CDS encoding amino acid ABC transporter ATP-binding protein, whose amino-acid sequence is MGTAISSLDPMVSVAGLSKHFHAHEVLSDVHLSVAAGERVVVCGPSGSGKSTLARCISGLESYASGTVTVNGVVVSPRMRHADLVRANIGMVFQQFNLFPHLTVLENCTLAQRWVRHRSRQEARQTALAYLDKVRLAEKASAYPAQLSGGQQQRVAIARALCLNPSVMLFDEATSALDPEMVKEVLETMILLARDGMTMICITHEMGFARAVADKVAFMDGGRIVQAAPPGEFFGNCADPRIQRFLSKVF
- a CDS encoding chorismate mutase, which encodes MHMRVLIHSLRTAGAMAVTLATLAGASDATGPDRSEGFSTLVALSAARLDLSRQVALTKWDSRQPVADPPGDPREQEVIAAASQEAGARGLPGELATAFFTDQIEASKLVQFALMARWRREGGAPDEPRADLRNELRPALDRLRPRFIDELVATRSLRERPDCRQRLTHATARYVDAHGLSPLFAIGLDRGLARVCAE